In Janibacter cremeus, a genomic segment contains:
- a CDS encoding 2-phosphosulfolactate phosphatase, which produces MPPLLNDPVVVIDVLRAFTTSAWVLSRRPAGLSLSPTRIGALRLKAELGAGAVAITDGELSEGFDMGNSPGQARRFPLQGRPVVQVTSNGTVGVHAARHAPLILCASLANASATARAIRASGSKRVIYVVTGNQGTADEDLACADLIHAQTKGTGLPTDSVERVRGSAAAHALREDIAACRPGVSSDDVDLACEIDRFDFALITEENHGRFDLRSSTSERGRWLEGGGVRRTT; this is translated from the coding sequence GTGCCACCCCTACTCAACGATCCGGTTGTTGTCATCGATGTGCTGCGGGCTTTCACAACCTCAGCGTGGGTGCTAAGTCGACGGCCGGCAGGCTTATCGCTGAGTCCTACACGCATAGGTGCGCTTCGCCTCAAAGCAGAGTTGGGGGCCGGCGCGGTGGCGATCACCGATGGCGAGTTGTCTGAGGGGTTCGACATGGGTAACTCTCCTGGTCAAGCCCGAAGATTCCCTCTCCAAGGGAGGCCCGTCGTGCAAGTCACCAGCAACGGGACCGTCGGAGTACACGCTGCCCGCCATGCCCCCCTCATTCTGTGCGCGAGCCTTGCCAATGCATCTGCCACGGCACGAGCCATACGGGCCAGCGGCTCTAAGCGCGTCATCTATGTAGTAACGGGCAACCAGGGAACAGCCGATGAAGACCTCGCCTGCGCCGATCTCATCCACGCACAGACCAAGGGAACCGGGTTGCCAACCGACAGCGTCGAACGAGTTCGTGGGTCGGCCGCGGCACACGCGCTGCGAGAAGACATCGCCGCGTGCCGCCCAGGGGTCAGCAGTGACGACGTCGATCTCGCATGCGAGATCGATCGCTTCGATTTCGCCCTGATCACGGAAGAAAACCATGGACGCTTCGATCTACGGTCGAGTACTTCTGAGCGGGGACGCTGGCTGGAGGGTGGTGGTGTGAGACGAACCACGTAG